A window of Sphingobacterium kitahiroshimense genomic DNA:
TGTTTGCATCTGTCGGAGCAATCTTCTCTAACTTATATTGCAACTCATCCATTACGACCGACTGCCCGATTAAATCGGGAACACCGTCCAACGTTAAAAGCGAATTTTTAACTTTTTTGTCTTGATTTTTATTTTCTGTCAGCGCACTTTCTATTGTAGCCAATAGATGTTCGTTAATCCATGGTTTTACCACGAAATCTGAAGCTCCCTGTTTGAGCGATTTCACGGCTAGGTCAACAGCTCCATACGCTGTAATCATGATAACCCGAATATTTGGATATTTTTCTTTTATCCGTGACAACCAGAACAATCCTTCATTACCCGTATTGATTGTACTTTTAAAATTCATATCCAGTAAAACCAGATCGTACGACATCTTATCCAGATGTCCCATGAGATTTTCTGGATTAGATTCTACTTGCACATGGCTCACTTTGGGCTTGAGTAATATGCGTGCTGCTGTTAATAAATCATGGTCATCATCGACGACTAAAACTGCTGACTTTTTCATTAAAATAATTTGTTCTGCACTGGCAATGAGGTTATCATGAGTAATTTATTGTTCATTATTCTAAAAGAATACTCATGCATGCATTTATTCAGATACTAAGATAACTATAAATTCAACGAGCCTGCATAATAATCATTGATATATTTTTGAAGCAACCATTCATATTGCTTCACAAGCAACTGAATCTGACTACTGTCCAATTTATTCTTTGCTGTTAAGAAAAGTACGGAATTGCTATTTCCTGCCTCAAAATGTACCTGTGCAATACGAAATGATTCCGAATAACTTTGTTGCTGTTCTTGCAATTGAACGATGTTATTACTGACATTTTTCAAATTAAAAACAGCCTTAGCCGTCTCGGTACGTAATTCATTGAGACTAACATCTTTTTGAAATTTGGCAGATTCCAAATCTAATTTAGCTAATTTCACTTGATTATATACAGCGAGATGATTGAAGATCGGAATGTTTAAATTGAGTCCAATTGACTTCCCTAAATTATTGTTGAATTGCTTAAAATAACCAAAATCAGCACCGTTTGAATAATTTGTAGATAAACCTGCACTGAAAGACAAGGATGGCCAATAATTTGATTTCACCACTTTAATATTGCGTTCAGCAGCCTTGATCCGCCAATCCAGTGCTGGTATAATTGGCAAATTCTCACTTGCAGCATCAAACAATTGCGCTGCAGTTTTAATTTCAGCATCCTGTTTAAATTCGATCGCTTTCAACTCGCCCAAACTTGTTTCATCTACATTCAATAAAGTAGATAACCTCACTCTATTGAGATACAAAATCTGTTTATTATTTTCAATTGCATTGATATCATTCGCCAATTGTCCTTTCAGATCAAAATAATCTCCCGGTGCAATTGCACCTTCTTTATGAAGTACTTCTGCCCTACGAACCTGTTCCCTTGTTACCTCTGTTTGCAATTCGGACTGTTTCAAGACATCCTGAGCAGTCAAAATCTGAATAAACGATTCGATCACATCCAATTTAAGCGTATTTATTCTCGAATCGAATTCCAACTTGCTGGCAGTTTTTGCATCAGCTTTCATACGTATGTCGTGCAAAATTCGAAATCCGTTAAATACAGGAACAGTTACTCCTAAAGAAGCTCCTCCCGAAGAATTATTTGTTGTCGTATATTGATTGATTGTTTTATCCAAATAACGCCCCGTACTAAAACCGTGATTTAAACCTGCATTGACATCTGGCAGTCGATTCGCTTTTGCCTGTTTCAAATTAATATCCGCCCTTCTTACATCTAGTTCATTCTGCATTAAAGCCGGATTTGCTTTTATAGCCAACTGTATGCATTCATTCAACGAGCGCTGTTGAACTTGTGCACGGACAAAAGTCAAGCTACAAAGAAAACACAAACTGTATATAAAGATTCGTTTCATATTTCATATTTTCCAAATCTTTAACCACAGGCCATGCCAAACAAACAAATCACTAATTATCAACTAAATAACAATAACCAATAATGATATATGTTCATCTTCGTACATGCAGGTGTTCGCTTTCGAACACTTCAAGAATACACTCATTGTTCACCATAAAAAACGGCTTTGTGATCAAGTTGTACGCAGCCGAACAATAAGTGTTCGATTACGAACACTAAACAAATAGCTAAAACACAATAATGAAATGAATATCAATGCATTACATTTATGGCACATCTTTCATAGATAATAACAAAATTGAAACGTATTATGGACAGACCTTTAGAAAAGAAGAAGTGGAATAACAAACGCATATTAACCTTAGTCGGAATTACAGGTTTGGTCGGCCTTATAGCCGCAAGCTTTTATTTTACAAGCGGTAACAGTAAGTTGAATGTAGAAGCAGATCGTATTTCCATCGTTGAGATTAAAAAAGACAATTTTCAGGAATTCATTCCAATCAATGGATCTGTTCTTCCTATTAGCAGTATTTATTTAGATGCTTCTGTTGGAGGCCGTGTGGAGGAAAAATATGTAGAAGATGGTGCGACCTTAAAAAAGGGAGATCCAATCATGCGGTTGTCCAATACCGATCAGGAGCTTACTCTTATTCAACAGGAAACACAGGTTTTAAACCTCTTGACACAATCACAGATTGCCCAAACCAATGCACAACAGGTTTCGATCAATAACCGTAACCAGATGGCAGATGTAGAACAGGCTTATAAAGAGGCTGAACGTGTATATCAATTAAATAAAAAATTATTGAATGAAAAAGCGATTGGATCACAAGAATTTGAAAAATCAAAAAATGAATATAACTACCAAAAAGAACGGGTTAACTTAACAAAACAAATCCTAAAACAGGATGAGGTTTCGACCAATCAAAAAGCGCATCAGGATAAAGAAACGTATCAACGTACACAAAGTGCTCTTGAATTGATGAAGAGAAAAATCGGCGATTTGATCGTTCGTTCTCCTGTAGATGGTCAATTAACATCATTTGACGCTGAGATTGGACAAAATAAAAATGCAGGTGAACGTCTTGGACAGATCGACGTGCTTACGGGATTTAAGGTTCGTGCGGATATTGACGAGCATTATATCAATCGAATTTTCCCGGATCTTCAAGGTGAATTCACAATTGGTGATAAAGCATATAAGTTAAGAATCAAAAAAGTATATACGCAAGTAACAAATGGACGGTTTCAGGTCGATATGGAATTTATCAATGAAGTTCCTAAAGGTA
This region includes:
- a CDS encoding TolC family protein produces the protein MKRIFIYSLCFLCSLTFVRAQVQQRSLNECIQLAIKANPALMQNELDVRRADINLKQAKANRLPDVNAGLNHGFSTGRYLDKTINQYTTTNNSSGGASLGVTVPVFNGFRILHDIRMKADAKTASKLEFDSRINTLKLDVIESFIQILTAQDVLKQSELQTEVTREQVRRAEVLHKEGAIAPGDYFDLKGQLANDINAIENNKQILYLNRVRLSTLLNVDETSLGELKAIEFKQDAEIKTAAQLFDAASENLPIIPALDWRIKAAERNIKVVKSNYWPSLSFSAGLSTNYSNGADFGYFKQFNNNLGKSIGLNLNIPIFNHLAVYNQVKLAKLDLESAKFQKDVSLNELRTETAKAVFNLKNVSNNIVQLQEQQQSYSESFRIAQVHFEAGNSNSVLFLTAKNKLDSSQIQLLVKQYEWLLQKYINDYYAGSLNL
- a CDS encoding efflux RND transporter periplasmic adaptor subunit, encoding MDRPLEKKKWNNKRILTLVGITGLVGLIAASFYFTSGNSKLNVEADRISIVEIKKDNFQEFIPINGSVLPISSIYLDASVGGRVEEKYVEDGATLKKGDPIMRLSNTDQELTLIQQETQVLNLLTQSQIAQTNAQQVSINNRNQMADVEQAYKEAERVYQLNKKLLNEKAIGSQEFEKSKNEYNYQKERVNLTKQILKQDEVSTNQKAHQDKETYQRTQSALELMKRKIGDLIVRSPVDGQLTSFDAEIGQNKNAGERLGQIDVLTGFKVRADIDEHYINRIFPDLQGEFTIGDKAYKLRIKKVYTQVTNGRFQVDMEFINEVPKGIRRGQTLQIRLALSDETKAVLLAKGGFYQQTGGNWIFKLDKNGNTAYRVDIQLGRQNPEYYEVIKGLQPGDKVIVSSYETYDKVQELNIKR